Proteins encoded within one genomic window of Acinetobacter sp. WCHA55:
- a CDS encoding nitroreductase family protein: protein MALLHKIGQVLTTDLTKDLKFKKNHEEDLKQTIFIDQLKKRRSIYVLGKRVHLSQVYLAELIQEAVRSCPSAHNSQSTCIVILMGDAHLHFWNVVKEVQRKLVPAHIFAGAELKVDQCSAGFGTVLFYEDQQIIQQLQKKIPFDAAEFPVWSEQVSGMAQYAVWTCLADAGLGASLQHYNPSIDVDITKAFEIPKHWLLRAQLVFGSIEEKAAEKEYDKDEERFMIYA from the coding sequence ATGGCTTTATTACATAAAATTGGACAAGTTCTAACAACAGATTTAACCAAAGACTTAAAATTTAAAAAAAATCACGAAGAAGACCTAAAACAAACCATATTTATCGATCAACTAAAAAAGCGCCGTAGTATTTATGTTTTAGGGAAGCGTGTACATTTAAGTCAGGTGTATTTAGCTGAATTGATCCAAGAGGCCGTGCGAAGTTGTCCTTCGGCACATAATTCACAAAGTACTTGTATTGTGATTTTAATGGGCGATGCGCATCTTCACTTTTGGAATGTCGTAAAAGAAGTGCAACGCAAGTTAGTCCCTGCGCATATTTTTGCTGGTGCAGAACTGAAGGTTGATCAATGCTCGGCAGGGTTTGGTACGGTTCTATTTTATGAAGATCAGCAGATCATTCAACAACTACAAAAGAAAATTCCTTTTGATGCGGCAGAATTTCCAGTTTGGTCAGAGCAAGTTTCAGGTATGGCCCAATATGCTGTATGGACTTGTTTAGCAGATGCAGGTTTGGGTGCGTCATTACAACATTATAACCCGAGTATTGATGTTGATATCACCAAGGCTTTTGAGATTCCAAAACATTGGCTGTTACGTGCGCAATTGGTCTTTGGTTCGATAGAGGAAAAAGCTGCTGAAAAAGAATATGATAAAGATGAAGAGCGCTTCATGATCTATGCATAA
- a CDS encoding nitroreductase family protein, giving the protein MSFLDHIKQRRTIYAVGKNVALTPEQIESVIKEAVNHSPSAFNSQTSRIVTLFGESHLQFWTVVRETLRKIVPEAAFEGTNAKINSFAAGYGTVLFYEDQDVVKSLQEQFALYADNFPVWSEHSSAIAQFAVWTALSEQNIGASLQHYNPIVDAEIAGIFDIPANWKLRAQLVFGSIEAPAGEKTFMAEADRFKTFN; this is encoded by the coding sequence ATGTCATTTTTAGACCACATCAAACAACGTCGCACCATTTATGCTGTTGGTAAAAACGTAGCATTAACACCAGAACAAATTGAATCTGTAATTAAAGAAGCGGTAAATCACAGTCCTTCTGCATTTAACTCACAGACTTCTCGTATTGTAACTTTGTTTGGTGAGTCGCATTTACAGTTTTGGACTGTGGTGCGTGAAACTTTACGTAAGATTGTTCCAGAAGCTGCTTTTGAAGGCACAAATGCAAAAATTAATAGCTTTGCTGCAGGCTATGGGACGGTTTTATTTTATGAAGACCAAGACGTTGTAAAATCATTGCAGGAACAATTTGCACTTTATGCAGATAATTTCCCAGTGTGGTCTGAACATTCTTCTGCAATTGCTCAATTTGCCGTATGGACTGCGTTATCTGAGCAAAATATTGGTGCGTCATTGCAGCACTACAATCCAATCGTAGATGCTGAGATTGCAGGAATCTTCGATATCCCTGCGAATTGGAAGCTTCGTGCACAACTTGTTTTTGGCTCTATTGAAGCACCTGCGGGTGAGAAAACATTTATGGCGGAAGCGGATCGCTTTAAAACATTCAATTAA
- a CDS encoding DUF2057 family protein, with translation MTLRITLATAALMLSTSVFSAVTITAPEEIKIEGLNGQEVKSRLFSSDNKYSIDAGENIISVRYTQFFEEHPGIGSHDIVRSGIVNIKTPILQDQQSYRLALINPPQNHDDAKAYAKQPIFGLYNSKNQLLVEQKGGKTQNVGILQNLFSDAPTDLTQKATTVVQPAPVYTSQAVVSKAGIEKQKDLTSSGNAQQLINAWKSASKSERQAFMAWLAEQAQ, from the coding sequence ATGACCTTACGCATAACCCTTGCAACAGCAGCATTGATGTTGAGTACTTCAGTATTTTCAGCAGTAACTATTACTGCTCCAGAGGAAATAAAAATTGAAGGCTTAAATGGGCAAGAGGTTAAAAGTCGTTTATTCAGTTCCGACAACAAATATAGTATCGATGCAGGTGAAAATATTATCAGTGTTCGCTATACCCAGTTTTTTGAAGAGCATCCAGGTATTGGCTCACACGATATCGTTCGCTCAGGGATTGTGAATATTAAGACCCCAATCTTACAAGACCAACAGTCTTACCGTTTGGCACTGATCAATCCTCCTCAAAATCATGATGATGCCAAGGCTTACGCCAAGCAGCCGATCTTTGGACTATACAATTCTAAGAATCAGTTACTGGTTGAGCAAAAGGGTGGTAAAACTCAAAATGTAGGTATTCTACAAAATTTATTTAGCGATGCACCAACCGATCTAACTCAAAAAGCAACGACAGTGGTACAGCCTGCACCGGTTTATACGTCACAAGCTGTTGTTTCGAAAGCTGGGATCGAGAAACAAAAAGATTTAACAAGTTCTGGCAATGCTCAACAATTAATTAATGCTTGGAAAAGTGCATCTAAATCTGAACGCCAAGCGTTTATGGCTTGGCTTGCTGAACAAGCACAGTAG
- a CDS encoding lytic transglycosylase domain-containing protein — MLNYQRYLPTSHIKAKSVLVLTTTLIFTGCTSLGGGSVEKRSAKLANGIQKAYSVEPTTALRIAPMIVQSADRYNVDPLLVAAVIRQESSYRNYAVSPAGAIGLTQVIPRYWQQTCPGDLFEEINNINCGTYILAHYNQKTESWPKALAYYNVGPTGYHSSWKMKRQGKKYAKQVKAHQKNLKDAL; from the coding sequence TTGCTGAATTATCAACGATACTTGCCAACATCTCATATTAAAGCTAAATCTGTTTTAGTTTTAACAACAACTTTAATATTTACTGGTTGTACATCACTTGGTGGCGGTTCCGTAGAAAAGCGTTCAGCAAAATTAGCCAACGGCATTCAAAAGGCATACTCTGTTGAACCAACTACAGCACTACGTATTGCACCTATGATTGTACAAAGTGCTGATCGCTATAATGTCGATCCATTACTAGTTGCAGCGGTCATAAGACAAGAGTCTAGCTATAGAAATTATGCTGTTTCTCCTGCTGGTGCTATTGGACTTACCCAAGTTATCCCTCGCTACTGGCAACAAACCTGCCCTGGCGATTTATTTGAAGAAATTAATAATATTAATTGTGGTACGTATATTCTTGCCCACTATAACCAGAAAACAGAAAGTTGGCCCAAAGCTTTGGCTTATTATAATGTCGGTCCAACAGGCTATCATTCGAGCTGGAAAATGAAACGTCAAGGTAAGAAATATGCCAAACAGGTTAAAGCACATCAAAAAAACTTAAAAGATGCTCTGTAA
- a CDS encoding acyl-CoA dehydrogenase family protein, which yields MNLQNPKKFKLLIDQAHQVAVNVLRPISRKYDKAEHSYPKELDMLASLVDGMNEGGEGMNAGAAVGKRGTNEQGNKNGVNLSTALSVIEMCYGDTALLLSMPRQGLGNSAIAAVANEEQLERFKSTWAAMAITEPNCGSDSAAIRTTAIKDGEDYILNGEKIFVTSGERADAIVVWATLDKKLGRSAIKSFVIPKETAGMTVERLEHKLGIKASDTAVIRLIDCRVPANNLLGNAEIDIAKGFAGVMETFDNTRPLVAAMAIGCAKASLERIKEIFSDCLDPQYITPYLQTTHIASQIYRMEAEWEAARLLTLKAAWMADNKKPNSKEASISKAKAGRICNEITLKCVELASTVGYNEDELLEKWARDSKILDIFEGTQQIQQLIIARRELGKSSSELK from the coding sequence ATGAATTTACAAAACCCTAAAAAATTTAAATTACTGATTGATCAAGCCCATCAAGTGGCCGTCAATGTACTTCGCCCTATCTCCCGAAAATACGACAAAGCTGAACACAGCTATCCTAAAGAACTGGATATGTTGGCCTCCTTAGTTGATGGTATGAATGAGGGAGGTGAAGGTATGAATGCTGGGGCTGCTGTCGGTAAGCGAGGTACCAATGAACAAGGCAATAAAAATGGAGTGAATCTCTCTACCGCTTTAAGTGTTATTGAAATGTGTTATGGAGACACCGCTTTACTTCTATCAATGCCCCGCCAAGGTTTAGGAAATTCAGCGATAGCAGCCGTTGCCAATGAAGAACAGTTAGAACGTTTCAAAAGCACATGGGCAGCCATGGCAATCACTGAACCAAACTGTGGCTCGGACTCTGCCGCTATTCGCACCACAGCAATTAAAGATGGTGAAGATTACATCTTAAATGGTGAAAAGATTTTCGTAACTTCAGGTGAGCGTGCCGATGCTATCGTCGTTTGGGCAACTTTAGATAAAAAATTAGGCCGTTCAGCGATCAAATCTTTTGTGATTCCTAAAGAAACTGCTGGCATGACAGTAGAACGTTTAGAACATAAGCTAGGAATCAAAGCCTCTGATACCGCAGTCATTCGTTTAATCGACTGCCGAGTGCCAGCCAATAACCTACTGGGAAATGCTGAAATTGACATCGCTAAAGGCTTTGCTGGCGTAATGGAAACTTTTGATAATACCCGTCCGCTCGTTGCTGCCATGGCCATAGGCTGTGCCAAGGCCTCACTAGAACGCATTAAAGAGATCTTCAGTGATTGTTTAGATCCTCAATATATAACGCCATACTTACAAACGACTCATATTGCGAGTCAAATTTATCGTATGGAAGCCGAATGGGAAGCAGCACGTTTACTGACCTTAAAAGCCGCCTGGATGGCAGATAACAAAAAACCAAACTCAAAAGAAGCTTCCATCTCCAAAGCAAAAGCTGGTCGAATTTGTAATGAAATTACCCTTAAGTGCGTCGAACTTGCGTCAACAGTAGGCTACAACGAAGATGAGCTTTTAGAAAAATGGGCGAGAGATTCTAAAATTCTAGATATTTTTGAAGGTACTCAACAAATTCAGCAACTCATCATCGCGCGCCGTGAACTCGGAAAGTCATCAAGCGAATTGAAATAA
- a CDS encoding acyl-CoA dehydrogenase family protein → MTNMVNKAQGFGLSLITKMASSDVLDQLKLRKFVEKSLYQGSKASFKTLSKTQKAFKANTGLHKQRLNNQEKSLFDLNYSEDQQMTIDTMSQFAADVLYPLAASADQNETFPTELWQYIEELGLNFYALPEALGGVAAEKNILSNVFIAEHLAKGDFSLAAGMLSTFSVINAVTQWGSEQVQALYLNSFAQDSSIRASFAIQEATPAFNPYQLKTKAISRDGQYLIQGEKTLVLLAENADIFLVSAELNGQAEVFILRRDESIQFKKSPAMGLKATETATLMFNQTPALRLGDEDFNYTAFLDLGNLMWCAMAVGTCEAVKKYCIEYANERTAFGEPISHRQSVAFMIADMAIEIDAMRMLILNAASLAESGQTFHREAYLARLLCAEKAMKIGTDGVQILGGHGFTKEHPVERWYRDLRATAIVYSGLHA, encoded by the coding sequence ATGACAAATATGGTAAATAAAGCGCAGGGATTTGGCTTATCACTGATCACAAAGATGGCAAGTAGTGACGTACTTGACCAATTAAAGCTTAGAAAATTTGTGGAGAAATCGCTTTATCAAGGCTCAAAAGCAAGCTTTAAAACCCTATCAAAAACGCAAAAAGCTTTTAAAGCCAATACAGGTCTGCATAAACAGCGGCTCAACAATCAAGAAAAATCATTATTTGATCTGAACTATTCAGAAGATCAGCAAATGACCATCGACACCATGTCTCAATTCGCTGCAGATGTACTTTACCCATTAGCCGCAAGTGCCGATCAAAATGAAACTTTTCCAACAGAACTTTGGCAATATATCGAAGAGCTAGGTCTAAACTTTTATGCTTTGCCTGAAGCACTCGGCGGTGTCGCTGCTGAGAAAAATATTCTGAGCAATGTATTTATTGCAGAGCATCTAGCCAAAGGTGATTTTAGTTTAGCTGCGGGTATGCTCTCGACCTTTAGTGTGATTAATGCCGTTACACAATGGGGTTCTGAGCAAGTGCAAGCTTTATATTTGAACAGTTTTGCTCAAGACAGTAGCATTCGTGCTAGCTTTGCAATTCAAGAAGCTACGCCTGCTTTTAATCCTTACCAGTTAAAAACCAAAGCCATTTCACGTGATGGCCAGTATCTTATTCAAGGCGAAAAGACACTTGTGCTATTGGCCGAAAATGCAGATATTTTCCTAGTCAGTGCCGAACTTAATGGTCAAGCTGAAGTTTTTATTCTCAGACGCGATGAAAGTATTCAGTTTAAAAAATCTCCTGCCATGGGGCTCAAAGCAACTGAAACAGCAACTTTAATGTTTAATCAAACCCCTGCTTTACGCTTAGGTGATGAAGACTTCAACTACACTGCATTTTTAGACCTGGGCAATTTAATGTGGTGTGCAATGGCGGTCGGCACATGTGAAGCAGTCAAAAAATATTGTATTGAATATGCCAATGAACGCACAGCCTTTGGTGAACCCATTTCTCACCGTCAAAGTGTTGCTTTTATGATTGCAGATATGGCCATCGAAATTGATGCCATGCGTATGCTTATCCTAAATGCAGCAAGTCTCGCTGAATCTGGGCAGACATTTCACCGTGAAGCCTATTTAGCACGTTTACTTTGCGCCGAAAAAGCCATGAAAATTGGCACGGATGGTGTACAGATTTTAGGTGGGCACGGATTCACCAAAGAACATCCTGTTGAGCGCTGGTATCGTGATTTGCGTGCAACAGCGATTGTCTACTCTGGTCTACATGCATAA
- a CDS encoding ABC1 kinase family protein, translating into MSDHNDKLKQLKTSSMDRRLSIAKASLLAGTRWAASSATSMFSSEEEKEKKRKKAMKEQADYLVSEIGKLKGSIVKIGQMMALYGEHFLPEEITQALNTLNNQTVALAWPAIKQQLHSQLGSKLDDLTIDHEPLGTASLAQVHRATRKSDGLEMVLKIQYPGVAEAIDSDMSLFKNMLKLTRMVPQTREFDQWFDEVREMMHREVNYKIEAATTRRFAARLKEDPRYIVPQIIDDYCTDQVLCMTFERGVPINSPVMLSLPQERRNKLGEASLEIAVREIFEWGEMQTDPNFGNYLVRLGNGNDILDKIVLLDFGAIRQFDEHLLGVARKLIHAGFNHSSEEMVQAMTGYEFFDSIPQSIKPDMAKVFLLATEAFSSPSNNPDLPAGVMDDHFAYDWKASQLHSRVMQQASKSMASRYFSVPPKEFMFISRKFIGAYTFMTVIEAKTNVRAMVEKFI; encoded by the coding sequence ATGTCAGATCACAACGATAAGCTTAAACAACTGAAAACCTCCTCTATGGATCGTCGTTTATCGATTGCCAAAGCTTCGTTGCTTGCTGGAACACGTTGGGCAGCATCTAGCGCAACGTCTATGTTTTCTAGTGAAGAAGAAAAAGAAAAAAAACGCAAAAAAGCCATGAAAGAACAAGCCGATTATTTGGTATCTGAAATTGGCAAGCTTAAAGGTTCCATCGTCAAAATTGGCCAAATGATGGCACTATATGGCGAACATTTTTTACCAGAAGAAATCACACAAGCGTTAAATACTCTAAACAATCAAACAGTCGCTTTAGCATGGCCTGCGATTAAACAGCAATTACACAGCCAATTGGGTTCCAAACTGGATGATTTAACCATCGACCACGAACCTTTAGGCACTGCATCACTTGCACAAGTGCACCGCGCAACACGTAAGTCTGATGGTTTAGAGATGGTATTGAAAATTCAATATCCAGGCGTTGCTGAGGCCATTGACTCAGACATGAGTCTGTTCAAAAACATGCTTAAACTGACACGAATGGTGCCACAAACACGTGAGTTTGACCAATGGTTCGACGAAGTCCGTGAAATGATGCACCGTGAAGTGAATTATAAAATTGAGGCAGCAACTACACGCCGCTTTGCTGCTCGCTTAAAAGAAGACCCACGCTACATCGTTCCACAAATTATTGATGACTATTGCACAGATCAAGTGTTATGTATGACCTTTGAACGTGGCGTGCCGATTAACAGCCCAGTCATGCTGTCACTTCCGCAAGAACGTCGCAATAAACTTGGTGAAGCTTCACTTGAAATTGCGGTACGCGAGATTTTTGAATGGGGTGAAATGCAGACCGACCCGAACTTTGGTAATTACCTCGTTCGCTTAGGCAATGGCAATGACATCTTGGACAAAATCGTTCTGCTTGATTTTGGCGCAATCCGACAGTTTGATGAACACTTACTTGGCGTTGCACGCAAACTCATTCATGCGGGATTTAATCATAGTAGTGAAGAAATGGTTCAAGCAATGACAGGCTATGAGTTTTTCGACTCTATCCCTCAAAGCATTAAACCCGATATGGCTAAAGTCTTCTTACTTGCAACTGAAGCATTCAGCAGCCCAAGCAACAACCCAGACTTACCTGCTGGTGTTATGGATGATCACTTTGCTTATGACTGGAAAGCTAGCCAGCTTCATAGCCGTGTAATGCAACAAGCCTCTAAGTCGATGGCTTCTCGCTATTTCAGTGTACCACCGAAAGAATTTATGTTTATCAGTCGTAAATTCATAGGTGCTTATACCTTTATGACTGTGATTGAAGCGAAAACCAATGTTCGCGCAATGGTTGAAAAGTTCATCTGA
- a CDS encoding lysozyme inhibitor LprI family protein, with the protein MNEENLLWGKELKQIFSALLVVGLFSGSAYAMGPTKKYEACMKQTGNVLSEIDACMSKEYKAQKKRLKKVFKPYLAKAPAEEQGLVKQSHQQWLAQRDQICNNKPIVKNEKTELQRISCLMQMTQTRADMYEARTGRISK; encoded by the coding sequence ATGAATGAAGAAAATTTACTTTGGGGAAAGGAATTGAAACAAATATTCAGTGCGTTGCTTGTTGTGGGATTATTCAGTGGTTCAGCTTATGCAATGGGCCCAACTAAAAAATATGAAGCATGTATGAAGCAAACTGGCAATGTGTTGAGTGAAATTGATGCATGCATGAGTAAAGAATATAAGGCACAAAAGAAACGCTTAAAGAAAGTATTTAAGCCGTATTTAGCGAAGGCTCCTGCAGAAGAGCAAGGATTGGTTAAACAGTCCCATCAGCAATGGCTGGCACAGCGTGATCAGATTTGTAATAACAAACCTATTGTGAAAAATGAAAAGACTGAATTACAGCGTATTTCGTGCCTGATGCAAATGACACAAACCCGTGCAGATATGTACGAAGCACGTACAGGCCGTATAAGCAAATAA